TCCACATATTTGAAAAAGTgcaatataatacaaaatgatacatttgaaaaatggtaCACAACAAATTCCTACAGATGCTACATGCCAGTTCCTAAATACAGGAACACTGGCAGATAGCTTTTGTGACATATTAGCTGCAACCAAACTGAAGTTCTATATACTTCCTCATAAATAAAAACCGTTGTGAATATTGGCTACTTTGTCTGGAAGATTCTGGCTTctgtaaaaatgtgatttacagTATATGGAATGACTAATTGCTTTTAAATGGACGGACAGACCAAAGAAAGCCAGATGTTGACGAGAACCCAAACTTGTGGGGTCTCCCCACTACCAAAACGGGGCATCTACATGGGTGCCTTTTCAAAATCCTCAGCTCTGTCTTTTGGAGTGAAATACTGACTGAGATGACCCAGAACTGCAAAGACCTTAACAGAGCGGCCCTTTTACAACTTAAAAAGAGCACATATGCACCTCTGCTCCATCTGCAGTGCAAGACTAAACATGTGTCTGACAGAGCAGGCCCTCAGCTTGGAGAGTTTTTGTCTCtcaacctctcctctctctgcctctccttccATGCTGGGGCAGTCTCACACTAAAGAGTTCCAACTCCAATGGTCCTCCTGCCACTGCCCTCTGTTCTCGCATGTTGGAAGCCCTCTAATTCCCACTGTCTGGAGCAGTAAGAGCTGAAGTGAAGGCGGGCCCACACGGCACAGCCAGAAGTCCTGGAAACCTGCCTAGCAGACCTGCAGCACACGGCCGTTGCCGTTGAGCTTCTCGTCAACCTGAGGGACGCAGGAACAGAAGGGAAACCAGGTTAGATACATGGTTTACAGTTGAGATTAGCTTATAGTCATGGCTTAAGAGCAAATTATCATGTAGCACGCAGATACTGGCACGTACCTCAGTGTAAGCAGGAGGAGGGTACTGGaactctgagtgtgtgtgaatgaagaTCGGGCTGTCATCGGCATCATGATCATCCAGCAAGGGGGTGAGTGGGCTGTCCAGCCTGTAGTCGCAGGAGATGTCACTGTAGCTGGGCGGGGCGGACGGCATTCCCAGGGACGCCCAGCTGTTGGAGGCcatgctgctctgctggctgctCATGCTGTTGGTGCGGCTGCTGAAGCCATTGTAGGGGATGGTCCCAATGACCAGGGGCAGCTCCAGGAGCAGCTTGTCACTGCCAGGGATGTGAACATATATCTGCAGGATAAAGGAAGAGACAGAACGTCAAACACCACACAAGACACCGGTTTGCAGGTTTACAAGATCCAAGGAAGTCCTCAGGTTAAATCTCTAGACAGCTGTGACAATAAAGTAATAAAGGTGTACAGAAGGGGAAGGGCACTGCAGGTGTTCTTACCCTGAGGGCGTACTCCACGCGGATGATATTGCAGCCCAGGATGGAGGGCTTGAGTTTGGGAATGCGTATGGCCTTGCCCTGCCAGGTGTCGCACATGCCCGAGATGATGTGGTCACCACGCACAGCTGAGAGCTTCTCGCTGCGGACCTTGGTGCGTCCATTAGCCTGGTAGGTGTGCTTAGCGATGATAGCCGCCTTGGGCACCACAATGCGGGAGCAGGTGTTTTCAAACTTGGCATTGATGCAGATTTCTTCACCCTCGCAATAGCCCTTGCGGTCAATTTTGGCGCTCAGAGACACTTGGCCGTCAGGGATGAACATGCAAGTGACCTTCTTCTCCTTCGTCCCACCTGTGGGGGCCTAGAAACATTACACAACGATTAAAATTCATCAAaccactttactgatcttggaaaaattattaaaattaggGATTCAAATCAAACATTTGCAAAGGTAATGACTCAACTTTCCAAAAATTCTTGACCATATATAATTTAGTCCGTAATGTAGATACAATTTTCACaatgaaatctcttttgcaagaaTGAGGCATGGAAGACCACAGAGGTATTACTCCAATAAAGCAATATGAACTCAGACTTTAAGTGACCAAATCCAAAGGTCGTGTTTGTGAACCCAGCAGTGTCTCACCAGGAGGTCAGGGGTGTTGACATCCAGCGGCTCTTCCACCTCAAAGAATTTCTTGCACTCCTGGGCTGGCTCGGAGGGCCTCTCCATGACTGCCTTCACATGGTACTGAACGTAACCAAACTTTCCCTTGTAGGACGAGACCAGTTGCCTGCAAGGAAAGGAGGGAAGACAGGCATTCAGAACCTGAAGTCAAATTGAAATGCACagaaacatttcattaataatCCTTTCACTAGTTATAAATATTGCTTCCAAAGAGACCTACCCGTGCTGAGGAAGCTCAAATCCAAACATGTACTCGTATCTGTTGCCTGGTCTGAGGGTGACAGACCCATCCACATCTGTTGAgaggaaaaggaagagaaatgTTCACTTAGATTACATATATTGAGTGCCCCCCCTTGCATTTGCTTGGATGTGAATGTGTCAATTTGggattttaaaacatattctgACAAGGTCAAGTTCTGGTTAAATCTAGAATCTCAAAAATTCAGCCAAGTACAGTGTCCAGGCATCCCTGATAATATTTCAACACAGAGACATCCCTGTAATTGTATCCACTCCGTCAAATTCCTACTGGCAGGACTCCAGACCAGGGGCAATATATACGCACACTCCCACTTTAATTACTACACAGCCTCCTAATGTGAGGGTATCAATCTCCCACTTCAAAATGACTGGCTgaagttaataaaaaataaacagccaaaatctTAGGATATCTTAACAGAGGCGTGTAGGCTATACAGctaaattgaaattttaaaaaaaaatgtctatcACGTTATCTTCACACTTCCAAATCTGAACTGCACATTTCTATTAGCTTCTAACTATCTGCTTATTTGGGTGTTGTTCAAGCATTGTAAAACTTAAAATACATTACAGCACTATTGTTCCCGGTCATCACTTACCTTGTGGATGGTTATCCAGGTGAACAACTTCTTCGTATTTCAGATATTCAATCTCATCACGGCAACGTTGTTTCCCCTTGGCGTATTCCACTTTAGCGCATCCAGCTCCAATGACTCTCATAGCCGAAACCTTGGTCACCACGGACACTTCCACAATGATCTTCCCCGCTACTTTGTCCCCGCTGCAATAGAAGGTCTTGCTTGGATCACTGAAAGTGATCTCGAAAGTCTTCATCTTTTTTGTCATAGCAACCATATTTGCCTTTCGTTTTTGTTATAGCTACAATTCGAACAAATGAGTAGCAGCACACAGACGTGTACGTTAACTGACTTTGCAGCAGTAAGCTAGCTCTGTTCTATTGCATGCAAATGCTTAAGAAGTAGCTACTACTGAGCAAGGTAGTACTTTTTTTTCTACTGCTCACTGTCACTTCTCACTGTGATAATATTAGAGACTGCAAACAGTAAGGAAGAATACTTCAGTTTTATATGCCTGGTTGAGCCCAGTGATTCACTGTTCTTGTTGATCGGTTTCAGTTATGCATGTGTAAACTGAGTGAGCAGTAT
This window of the Anguilla anguilla isolate fAngAng1 chromosome 1, fAngAng1.pri, whole genome shotgun sequence genome carries:
- the LOC118215044 gene encoding thioredoxin-interacting protein-like, encoding MVAMTKKMKTFEITFSDPSKTFYCSGDKVAGKIIVEVSVVTKVSAMRVIGAGCAKVEYAKGKQRCRDEIEYLKYEEVVHLDNHPQDVDGSVTLRPGNRYEYMFGFELPQHGQLVSSYKGKFGYVQYHVKAVMERPSEPAQECKKFFEVEEPLDVNTPDLLAPTGGTKEKKVTCMFIPDGQVSLSAKIDRKGYCEGEEICINAKFENTCSRIVVPKAAIIAKHTYQANGRTKVRSEKLSAVRGDHIISGMCDTWQGKAIRIPKLKPSILGCNIIRVEYALRIYVHIPGSDKLLLELPLVIGTIPYNGFSSRTNSMSSQQSSMASNSWASLGMPSAPPSYSDISCDYRLDSPLTPLLDDHDADDSPIFIHTHSEFQYPPPAYTEVDEKLNGNGRVLQVC